Proteins encoded in a region of the Deinococcus fonticola genome:
- a CDS encoding globin, which translates to MTAPIPLDPAGTLYDRIGAENLHLLIGRFYARVARHPELIPIFPADLTLTAQKQEAFLTGFLGGPPLYHQQYGHPRLRARHLPFQITPARARAWLACMREALRETPEIGDEDARELYAALNRVAVHMVNSAEAEG; encoded by the coding sequence ATGACGGCGCCCATCCCGCTTGATCCCGCAGGCACGCTTTACGACCGCATCGGAGCGGAGAATCTTCACCTCCTGATCGGCCGTTTTTACGCCCGCGTGGCGCGGCATCCCGAGCTGATTCCCATTTTTCCGGCGGATCTGACGCTGACGGCACAGAAGCAGGAGGCATTTTTGACGGGGTTTCTGGGTGGGCCGCCGCTGTATCACCAGCAATACGGACACCCACGTTTGCGGGCGCGCCATTTGCCGTTTCAGATCACGCCTGCCCGCGCCCGGGCCTGGCTGGCCTGCATGCGGGAGGCGCTGCGCGAGACGCCGGAAATCGGGGACGAGGACGCCCGTGAACTGTACGCGGCGCTCAATCGCGTGGCGGTTCACATGGTGAACAGTGCGGAGGCGGAAGGGTAG
- a CDS encoding 2'-5' RNA ligase family protein, producing MTRSGFLPTIAEPLAPLHSIVAWPPEVLDTWMRRQQERLNVRGFGLPHLNLRAPFQTPLRSKELVAAFRAELKDETQFDVQIKGWKRLPSVIFLECQMDDKLRDLHRRLLSIGPSSHAPYDGAEYRPHLTLGLGILPWAADDLWNEVQHLTPPLTSFTVTALSLTREVGGEVQELHTFPLEDFPPEEG from the coding sequence ATGACCAGATCCGGATTTCTCCCCACCATTGCCGAGCCTCTGGCGCCGCTGCACAGCATCGTGGCCTGGCCGCCGGAGGTGCTGGACACCTGGATGAGACGCCAGCAGGAGCGTCTGAACGTCCGGGGCTTTGGCCTGCCCCACCTTAATCTCCGTGCGCCCTTTCAGACGCCGCTGCGCAGCAAGGAACTGGTGGCGGCCTTCCGCGCCGAACTGAAGGACGAAACACAGTTCGACGTTCAAATCAAAGGCTGGAAGCGCCTGCCCAGCGTGATTTTTCTGGAATGCCAGATGGACGATAAACTGCGCGACCTGCACCGGCGCCTGCTGAGCATCGGGCCGTCCAGCCACGCCCCCTACGACGGCGCGGAGTACCGCCCGCACCTCACCCTGGGCCTGGGCATCCTGCCGTGGGCCGCCGATGACCTCTGGAACGAAGTGCAGCACCTGACGCCTCCCTTGACCTCATTTACCGTAACGGCTTTAAGCTTGACCAGGGAAGTCGGCGGGGAAGTGCAGGAACTGCATACTTTTCCGCTGGAAGACTTTCCCCCTGAAGAGGGGTAG
- a CDS encoding helix-turn-helix transcriptional regulator — MSPSSLTAPSPSLAPAPERTKNKLLELIKRCGPLTAQDIACKLEISIPAARRHLLDLQEHALIESRTERPSGRGRPQHVFALTERGEAAFPKTYANLCLDVLKQVQTMFGDDAVLRVLEARNMEHVRQWREQLPADLPLPERLERLSTLLTRLGFDAVIESDGEALFLVQRNCPNLTVARQHRELCAAELRLYRDVLGTELRRELTIACGQGTCRYRIG, encoded by the coding sequence ATGTCCCCCTCTTCCCTCACCGCGCCCTCCCCGTCCCTGGCGCCTGCGCCGGAACGCACGAAAAACAAGCTGCTGGAACTGATCAAACGCTGCGGCCCCCTGACCGCGCAGGACATCGCCTGCAAGCTGGAAATCAGCATTCCTGCCGCGCGACGCCACCTGCTCGACCTTCAGGAACACGCCCTGATCGAGTCGCGCACCGAGCGGCCCAGCGGACGCGGGCGGCCCCAGCACGTGTTCGCGCTGACCGAGCGGGGCGAGGCGGCCTTTCCGAAGACCTACGCGAACCTGTGCCTGGACGTACTGAAACAGGTGCAGACGATGTTCGGGGATGACGCCGTGCTGCGCGTGCTGGAAGCCCGCAACATGGAACACGTCAGGCAGTGGCGCGAACAGCTTCCGGCAGACCTGCCGCTGCCCGAACGGCTGGAGCGGCTGAGCACGCTGCTGACCCGGCTGGGTTTCGATGCCGTCATCGAAAGCGACGGAGAGGCGCTGTTCCTGGTGCAGCGCAACTGCCCGAACCTGACGGTGGCGCGCCAGCACCGCGAACTGTGCGCCGCGGAACTGCGCCTGTACCGCGACGTTCTGGGCACCGAGCTACGCCGCGAACTGACCATCGCGTGTGGGCAGGGAACGTGCCGTTACCGGATCGGGTAG
- a CDS encoding bifunctional 3-deoxy-7-phosphoheptulonate synthase/chorismate mutase produces the protein MTDSKRTIEDLRAEIDGINRELLTLISRRAELAAQIGHAKTSEGRPNHYDPAREEKQLKELEALNPGPFSAATVKGIFKEIFKASLALEEQNDKKQLLVSRQVKQEDTVLDIDGVKIGGNEAPIIIAGPCSIESEEQMESTAAFLAARGVKILRGGAYKPRTSPYGFQGMGVDGLILGNHVAKEHGMLFVTEVMDTRDVPVVAEYADILQIGARNMHNFALLREVGRTQMPVLLKRGFAATIEEWLYAAEYILSEGNSEVILCERGIRTYEKWTRNTLDLSAVALAKQMTHLPVIVDVTHAAGRRDLLIPLAKAALAVGADGIHVEVHPNPVTALSDNEQQLDFAGYEQFAGALSGLLKVPAHA, from the coding sequence ATGACGGACTCGAAACGCACCATTGAAGACCTTCGCGCCGAGATTGACGGGATTAACCGCGAGCTGCTGACGTTGATCAGCCGCCGGGCGGAACTGGCAGCGCAGATCGGGCATGCGAAAACGTCCGAGGGGCGCCCGAACCACTACGACCCGGCGCGCGAAGAAAAGCAACTCAAGGAACTGGAGGCGCTCAATCCGGGGCCGTTCAGTGCAGCGACGGTCAAAGGCATTTTCAAGGAGATTTTCAAGGCGAGCCTGGCGCTGGAGGAACAGAACGACAAGAAGCAGTTGCTGGTGTCGCGGCAGGTCAAGCAGGAGGACACCGTGCTGGACATCGACGGGGTGAAGATTGGCGGGAACGAAGCGCCGATTATCATCGCCGGGCCTTGCAGCATCGAATCCGAAGAGCAGATGGAAAGCACGGCGGCCTTCCTCGCTGCGCGCGGCGTGAAAATCCTGCGTGGAGGTGCGTACAAACCCCGCACCAGCCCTTACGGGTTTCAGGGCATGGGCGTGGACGGTCTGATTCTGGGGAACCATGTGGCGAAGGAGCACGGCATGCTGTTCGTCACCGAAGTCATGGACACCCGCGACGTGCCAGTGGTCGCCGAGTACGCGGATATTCTTCAGATTGGGGCGCGCAACATGCACAACTTCGCCCTGCTGCGCGAGGTGGGGCGCACGCAGATGCCGGTGCTGCTCAAGCGTGGGTTCGCCGCCACCATCGAGGAGTGGCTGTACGCCGCCGAGTACATCCTGTCCGAAGGGAACAGCGAGGTGATCCTGTGCGAGCGCGGTATTCGCACCTACGAGAAGTGGACGCGCAACACCCTCGACCTGTCTGCCGTGGCCCTCGCCAAGCAGATGACGCACCTGCCGGTCATCGTGGACGTGACGCACGCCGCTGGCCGCCGCGACCTGCTCATTCCCCTCGCCAAAGCCGCGCTGGCCGTCGGCGCAGACGGCATTCACGTGGAAGTTCATCCCAACCCCGTCACGGCCCTGTCCGACAACGAGCAGCAGCTGGATTTCGCCGGGTACGAGCAGTTCGCCGGGGCCCTGTCCGGCCTGCTGAAAGTCCCCGCGCACGCCTGA